In Acropora muricata isolate sample 2 chromosome 11, ASM3666990v1, whole genome shotgun sequence, one DNA window encodes the following:
- the LOC136890380 gene encoding alsin-like produces the protein MTSPKEKKANKDDLEKGIAYFWRSINLTPRIRSFALGDGIAEVALGNHHTLLLTFNSQLLSVGENSFGQLGLGDFKARCEPTVVDFFREKCVVEIACGGHHSGVICKNSEVFFWGDSSSGQCGRGQVQLLEEPCMIDFQPNDNPPGNNESLASEQCETTRKRTIIKQIACGESHSLALSTTGEVWSWGTGCQLGQGVENEKADVPTKVDFLSGKNVTSIVCGAYHSLAIIQENRSYPTFVVCQSESVASNPEQKPKRKISRGRFRRQSKETRRKSQTSLKHEAQSGKKGVTAQPNPEKLTRTYLSYEPVTCGETIGNSYDAGISEQTTLQQKENQPKEAVAERLNIDSLYDDYVDCDYPLSQIACNETAIIRDNTSLVMCDSDEATVDNFFDISLDTAKSLPNSTESTSNILYSSTSPLFKSSPSNSGNFSYLSDSDSEQDNVMKSGVERKSEEGSLAGRISSGFYSGLTTRLIRSDVNLSKLTNAVMGSVTGIFVGSAPGQLNLRDSPEAFTSTKPCERCGLVGLCLCDSGSSKFRLTGANTQVWSWGRGGCGQLGLGDTEDRFLPCCIEALNGAGVVKVAAGTFHSLAQTACSQVYSWGDNSCGQLGRKKSIAVEPKKVRCFSDVLIWDIAAGSHYSLFIGDMASSKPDVYVCGRQPSAMPRVAATMNSIRESSLLPSIPKDESSVTTSSSKESLPVSLSQSFDDTKERSLQHSRVEIVRLTMFRTVGQLRSVGANTERCVCIAASDKSGKLEIVNELASKERIFYYQLALIWQAVLVPLLQSEVWSCLGLQEMGQVLAPIIKTFYDIMKCVSTNQTAVTELVSSMASFHKLFKLCWSDEFLQTFERYSVSFSNGVAYGVFSVFSNVSSDISSQCQSVLCEILDNSAQGLVNSYNAFQYVMQFPLIKMQHYRLIVGKLQNTLQITENDAVQDCARLHKEVQRWEQIITQDENRQTQAEVTQKFWQECPAKISEAFKVCNRRLLRSSNVHSLFPLKGNRFSSSLFVLFDDFFLHFQSAKNFQAFPLSTIWAEGMNDSQGVINGIKITTPEEIMLLCAPSAVDKADWLMTINQAVANIISKTTTYSLGVESLNPKTGNLTPAAAREASYTYEHDTIYSGATYRGMWLNGKPHGHGEMRWLDGRHYAGEFRNGLQQGEGTMTFPPNSSELYEEKYEGHWVNGKMAGYGRMRFSNGDVYKGYWYSNKRCGHGCWKSGTTYSLGATMYIGEWLADKRCGYGVLDDILRGEKYMGMWEADCRQGPGLLVTLDGIYNQGTFLQNKLMGNGVLLCDDNTKYQGEFVGDCLLSGKGTLTLPNGDFIEGTFTGQWGEGIRVNGTFHKTETTGPTSRSPRPVQTDSKCTIPADKKWTSLFLSCRQSLGCLGDRDAEHGVVWKAMLDCLISGRDTKLSRNDQEVTKELLSINSDMERTAKECTDLPTIQRYLSKAIDVNQHPLGQLVSGLGDVFRASYVGMGTHRRLLPHAVAEVKSFVIRVYKIVRLLFPELPNEEFVHLATDTVSGIASHSTEESWTSSMLLHPLLFPRLYPPLFTLYALDNDRFDSAYWEQIQLLNKRSDWALMTFVGMQRHFWLTNEEDVGSRLDEVKLENREPEHYVSAVECLQQMSTKFSPMEKLEVLKTTFEKINQEVSYFWQGEKKLVSLDDLFPVFQFVVIRARIPHLGSEIHFIDDMVDSHVHIGEQGHMFTTLKASFFQIQNEKG, from the exons atgACTTCtcctaaagaaaaaaaggctAACAAAGATGATCTTGAGAAAGGTATTGCGTATTTTTGGAGATCGATTAACTTGACACCGAGGATAAGAAGTTTTGCTTTGGGTGACGGCATCGCAGAGGTAGCTTTGGGAAATCACCATACTTTACTTCTCACGTTTAACTCGCAATTGCTTTCCGTGGGAGAAAATTCTTTTGGACAGCTTGGACTCGGTGATTTTAAAGCACGTTGCGAACCAACGGTTGTAGACTTTTTTCGCGAGAAATGCGTCGTTGAAATAGCATGCGGTGGTCACCACAGTGGCGTTATTTGCAAAAATAGTGAagtgtttttttggggggattCTTCAAGTGGACAATGTGGAAGGGGTCAAGTTCAGTTGCTGGAGGAACCATGCATGATTGACTTTCAGCCCAACGATAATCCTCCAGGCAACAACGAGTCGTTAGCTTCCGAGCAGTGTGAAACAACAAGGAAAAGAACGATCATTAAACAAATTGCTTGTGGTGAATCACATTCGCTCGCACTTTCAACCACAGGCGAAGTATGGTCATGGGGCACAGGTTGTCAGCTGGGACAAGGTGTAGAAAACGAGAAGGCCGACGTTCCCACGAAAGTTGACTTTTTAAGCGGCAAAAATGTTACTTCTATTGTTTGTGGCGCCTATCACAGTTTGGCAATTATTCAAGAGAATAGGTCATACCCGACATTTGTAGTTTGCCAGAGTGAAAGTGTTGCATCAAATCCTGAACAGAAACCAAAGCGAAAGATAAGCAGAGGGAGGTTTAGGAGACAGTCAAAGGAAACTCGTAGAAAGAGCCAAACTTCTCTAAAACATGAAGCACAGAGTGGAAAAAAGGGTGTTACTGCTCAGCCTAACCCCGAGAAGTTAACCAGGACTTATCTTAGTTATGAGCCTGTTACTTGTGGTGAAACTATTGGAAATAGCTATGATGCCGGGATAAGTGAGCAAACCACATTGCAACAAAAGGAAAACCAACCCAAAGAAGCTGTGGCAGAAAGGTTAAACATTGATTCACTTTATGATGACTATGTGGATTGTGATTATCCACTATCTCAGATAGCCTGCAATGAAACGGCCATTATCAGAGATAACACATCTCTTGTCATGTGTGATTCAGATGAAGCAACTGTTGataatttttttgacattaGCTTGGATACTGcaaaatctttgccaaattccACAGAGTCGACTAGCAATATATTGTACTCTTCTACCTCACCGTTGTTTAAGTCAAGTCCAAGCAATTCTGGGAACTTTTCATATCTCAGTGATTCTGATTCAGAACAAGATAATGTGATGAAAAGTGGGGTTGAAAGAAAATCTGAGGAAGGGAGTCTTGCAGGCAGAATTTCCTCTGGTTTTTACAGTGGTTTGACTACCAGACTGATCAGATCAGATGTAAATCTCAGCAAGTTGACAAATGCTGTCATGGGTTCAGTGACTGGCATCTTTGTAGGATCAGCACCAGGGCAATTAAATTTACGTGATTCACCTGAGGCATTTACATCTACAAAGCCATGTGAACGTTGTGGACTTGTTGGTTTGTGTTTGTGTGATTCTGGCTCCAGTAAATTTCGACTCACTGGTGCGAACACTCAAGTTTGGTCatgggggaggggagggtgTGGACAGCTTGGTCTTGGGGATACTGAGGATAG GTTCCTTCCTTGTTGTATTGAGGCTCTTAATGGTGCTGGTGTTGTGAAGGTGGCTGCTGGTACTTTTCACTCTTTGGCTCAAACTGCATGTTCTCAg GTCTACTCTTGGGGTGACAACTCTTGTGGACAGCTAGGAAGAAAAAAGAGCATCGCTGTGGAGCCTAAAAAAGTCCGG TGTTTTTCAGATGTACTGATCTGGGATATCGCTGCTGGTAGCCATTATTCTTTGTTTATTGGAGACATGGCATCCAGTAAGCCTGATGTCTATGTCTGTGGTCGTCAACCAAG TGCTATGCCAAGAGTTGCTGCGACCATGAACAGCATAAGAGAGAGCAGTTTATTGCCATCTATACCCAAGGATGAGAGCAGCGTAACTACATCATCAAGCAAGGAAAGCCTTCCCGTTTCTCTCTCACAGTCTTTTGATGATACCAAGGAAAGATCACTGCAGCACAGCAGAGTTGAAATTGTCAGACTCACAATGTTCAGAACG GTGGGACAGTTACGAAGTGTAGGAGCTAACACAGAGCGCTGTGTTTGTATTGCAGCCAG TGATAAGAGTGGGAAGCTCGAGATTGTGAATGAACTTGCTAGTAAAGAGAGGATATTTTATTACCAGTTGGCTCTGATCTGGCAGGCTGTTCTTGTGCCATTGTTGCAATCAG aAGTATGGTCTTGCCTCGGCTTGCAAGAGATGGGTCAAGTTTTGGCACCAATCATCAAGACCTTTTATGACATCATGAAGTGTGTTTCTACCAATCAAACAGCTGTCACTGAGCTTGTGTCATCAATGGCTAGCTTTCACAAGCTGTTCAAATTGTGTTGGTCAGATGAATTTCTACAAACTTTTGAAAG ATATTCTGTAAGCTTCAGCAATGGAGTGGCTTATGGtgtattttcagtcttttcaaATGTATCCAG TGACATTTCAAGCCAGTGCCAAAGTGTGCTATGTGAAATTCTTGATAACTCAGCTCAG GGTCTTGTGAATTCTTACAATGCATTCCAGTATGTGATGCAGTTTCCACTCATAAAGATGCAACATTATAGACTTATTGTGGGGAAGTTACAAAACACTCTTCAAATCACTGAG AATGATGCAGTGCAAGATTGTGCTCGCCTTCATAAGGAAGTGCAAAGATGGGAACAGATTATAACTCAAGATGAAAACCGCCAAACCCAAGCTGAGGTTACACAAAAGTTTTGGCAAGAGTGCCCTGCAAAAATATCA GAAGCATTCAAGGTGTGCAATAGAAGACTACTTAGAAGCAGTAATGTCCACAGCCTTTTTCCATTAAAGGGAAACAGGTTTTCTTCATCTCTGTTTGTCTTGTTTGATGACTTCTTTCTCCATTTTCAG TCTGCCAAAAACTTCCAAGCTTTTCCACTGTCTACTATTTGGGCAGAGGGCATGAATGATTCCCAGGGAGTTAT AAATGGCATCAAAATTACCACACCAGAGGAAATTATGCTTCTTTGTGCTCCTTCTGCTGTTGACAAG GCTGATTGGTTGATGACTATAAACCAGGCAGTCGCCAATATTATCTCCAAAACTACAACCTACAG TCTTGGTGTGGAGTCTCTCAACCCAAAGACTGGAAATTTGACACCAGCTGCAGCGCGCGAAGCTTCCTACACTTATGAACATGATACTATTTACAGCGGAGCAACTTACCGTGGAATGTGGCTTAATGGAAAGCCACACGGaca TGGTGAGATGCGTTGGCTGGATGGTCGACATTACGCTGGCGAGTTCAGAAATGGCTTACAGCAAGG AGAGGGTACCATGACTTTTCCACCCAACTCTTCTGAACTCTATGAGGAAAAATACGAAGGTCATTGGGTTAATGGTAAAATGGCAGGTTATGGCAGAATGAG GTTTAGTAATGGCGATGTATACAAAGGCTACTGGTACAGCAACAAGCGTTGTGGTCATGGCTGTTGGAAGTCTGGCACCACTTACTCCTTAGGAGCAACCATGTACATTGGAGAATGGCTGGCGGACAAGAGATGCGGATATGGAGTACTTGATGACATCCTAAG GGGTGAAAAGTACATGGGTATGTGGGAAGCGGATTGCCGTCAGGGCCCAGGACTGCTCGTTACACTGGATGGGATTTACAATCAGGGAACATTTTTACAGAACAAACTCATG ggtaATGGTGTCCTTCTGTGCGACGACAACACTAAATACCAAGGAGAATTTGTCGGAGATTGTTTGCTGTCTGGCAAG gGAACCCTCACCCTACCTAATGGCGATTTTATCGAGGGTACCTTCACTGGCCAATGGGGAGAGGGCATTCGAGTTAACGGCACATTTCACAAGACGGAAACCACAGGCCCAACTAGTCGGTCACCAAG ACCAGTCCAGACAGACAGCAAGTGCACTATTCCTGCCGACAAAAAATGGACATCACTGTTTTTAAGCTGCCGTCAATCACTTGGTTGCCTTGGCGATCGCGATGCAGAGCATGGAGTTGTATGGAAAGCCATGCTTGATTGCTTGATATCTGGTCGTGACACGAAACTGTCACGCAATGACCAGGAAGTCACGAAAGAGCTGTTAAGCATCAACAGTGACATGGAACGTACTGCCAAAGAGTGCACTGACTTGCCAACTATACAGCGCTATCTATCGAAG GCAATCGATGTGAATCAACACCCTTTAGGTCAGCTTGTCAGTGGTTTAGGTGATGTGTTTAGAGCCAGTTATGTTGGAATGGGAACTCACAGACGGCTTTTGCCTCATGCTGTTGCTGAAGTCAAGTCTTTCGTAATCAGAGTCTACAAAATTGTGCG GCTCCTATTTCCCGAGCTTCCAAACGAGGAGTTCGTTCACTTGGCAACGGACACTGTGTCTGGAATAGCCAGTCACAGCACAGAAGAGAGCTGGACAAGTAGCATGCTGCTCCACCCGTTACTCTTCCCCAGGCTATATCCGCCACTGTTCACGTTGTACGCGTTGGACAACGATCGTTTTGACAGCGCATACtgggaacaaatccagctgctGAACAAGCGATCGGACTGGGCACTAATGACGTTTGTCGGCATGCAAAG GCACTTCTGGCTTACGAATGAAGAAGATGTTGGAAGCCGTTTGGATGAG GTGAAACTAGAAAATCGAGAACCAGAGCATTATGTGAGTGCAGTGGAATGCCTTCAACAAATGAG CACAAAATTCAGTCCCATGGAAAAGCTTGAAGTCCTGAAAACTactttcgagaaaataaaccAG GAAGTGAGTTATTTCTGGCAAGGGGAAAAGAAGCTTGTCTCTCTGGATGATTTGTTTCCAGTCTTCCAATTTGTGGTCATCAGAGCAAG GATTCCTCACCTAGGATCGGAGATTCATTTCATCGATGACATGGTGGACAGTCACGTGCACATAGGAGAGCAAGGTCACATGTTCACCACGCTGAAG GCATCATTTTTCCAGATTCAGAATGAAAAAGGC